TCCTCCATTTGGGACTGGTCAGATATCAGGACATTTTGGGTCAAAACCTGCTGTTTTCATAAAGCTAAAATGTTCCTTTCCAACAAGAAACGTCCACATCCAAGTCATCAAtgtaaaagtttcaaaaagGAAGATCAGTGTCCTGAAACGGCCAGGTCAGAGCCCAGACCTCTATCCTATAGACGAacttaaaatcagtaatatGCCATTTAAAGGAGCTTGAACTTTTGATCTTTAAgtgaacattattattattataagggAGCAATTGCAGCTCAACAACTGTCAGCAAGTAGTTCTGCATAAAAGCAGTATAGTTTGCCAAActgtaggaaaaaaaatacaatactgGTAGATTATGCAGGTTTATTAGAACAATATGTTGGGCTGTATATATATCATCATTGTTGgatcttcatttttttccattttttgctAAGACCAGCTGGCCTTTACACTGTTTAGGATGAACTGACCAACTGAAATAATATCATTACTTGGAAAATTtccatttaaagtaaaataccatctactattttggagatacaaggttttgtttataTACTATAACAATTTGCtcttgatatatatatagacaataGACAGAAACCTCTTTGTTTAGTACTACATATATAGTTGTCCTATAGCATTGGTTACAGAATTTCACCTAGCTTTGTGCATGAGAGTCCTGAACACGTATGAGTATGACAATAATGACACCTAGTGGCTGAACACTACACATGACCCTTAGGATACACCACAATTCAATGGTTTGGAATCACCAACCTGTGTTATTCTTAATGTTTCAAActgttgttaaaataaaaaacattttcagtgaaTAATGCAGATGATTCTATAATAATTGAAAAATTGTAAAGCATTAATAATGAACAAGTAATAAAACTAATGAGCTCTTGTGtatcttatattttctttttttataaaatattttagaaaTTTTCTGCATTGTATTTTTATCCCCAAtttccacttataacatttgtgtgctCTCATGTGCCAAGAACataaattactataaataaatCACTACAGTGCACTGTTTAATAACCTGTACTACTTTTTTACTATGACATAGCTTTCCATTCCTCCAAAAATATTTGAACTGTGAATACACTCAATTTAGACTTTGGTGTCTCATAGCCATATAAGCTGTTATTAAATAAGAacttaaatgataaatgattccaaactttgaaCGGTAGTGTATCTCACCACATATAGAGAAAAACAAGGTCCCACTGAGAGcccaaataaatgttataatgtTACAGAAGTTGCTGTATTCTGGAATTATTATGTTCtgcattattattttgattactGTCTCTAAGAatataatattgtaataatatgTGTAAAGCACATATCATAGTAATATGTGTAAGGCTGATGGATCCTCTACTCAGCTGCTCAGTTCATGAATTTTCTCATCCACTGAAGTGGATACAACTTTCCCGTCCACCAGCTCCTCCACGATAACCTTCACCCGCCTCTGGATATGAGGATTATGTTCTATAGTGATATAATATGCAAGAGACATCACACagtcaaaataatttaaaagatTCTTGACTTGCttgttcaataataataataataataataataataataataataataataataataattccttGGGAAGAAGAAAGACAATATTATGAAAGGAtagagttttgaaaatggtgGATAGTGGATGGGATAGGctgaaaaataatgaaacataaTGTACAAAATGAAAGCAATTAAGTTTCATTTACCCTCTTCCACCGTTTCCtctattttcactgttttggtCACAGTCTCTTTTACAGTTGATGTCACGACACTTCTGCATACAGTGCAAGAAAATGATTCATGATAAGCAGTGTGCTTCTATCTTTCTACAggcatatacagtactgtgcaaaatgtcaCCCTAAATTTATTTCAATTTTCCATCAAACGGCTACAAAGTACAAGTTATGAATTAAGCAtcattgaaaaaatatatggaaaatatatatattagaagtctcaacaactacataaaatgtcaaatttttTGTATCACCTATCTTTGTTTCAGCTCGGCGATGCAGGAAGTTGTTTTAAACTGTGGCGCTGAAATTTTAAGTGGTATACACATGATGTGAACAGTGACATCATGCAAAataatttgctttttttattaaaattttttgataatttacatcaaacagagCACATCATGGTGTGCCATATGTGGCAAGAGACAACATAAACCCACATAAACATAATAAAcccttttctctgctctctccttTTGGACGAACTTCATGCAAATTAGTTGAGTGACGCCTAATCTGATTGGTGATATGTGGCGCATTCACACAATTCAACGCACCTTAAGTGGGAAATATAACAGTTGATAAAAAAGAATGTATCTAAAGTGGACATCATTAGAAATAGCAAAGCTCTGCACACACTTTCCCTGTTTGCACCTCAACCTGCTTGTGTTTTGGTGAAAAGTCCCCAAAGTGGCCAGCAGTGGGGCAAGGTAGGCAATTTGGTTTGCTTTCACAAAAATACATTGTTAATGTAAACAGTATAACAATTGCTGGTTTTTAACATATatgaaacacaaacagagcaATTCTTAAAACATGCAGATGTAGATATTTGCTATGTTCAAGCTTGTTTCAAATTCAGAGCTTTTGTTATCACTTTTGCAGTTGCAGTTAACCAACCCTGAAATCTAGGGGTGCAGGTGGACCCTCAGCACCCCCACTTCCCATGTCCCTGTTACAGAtcccattcttttcaagagatttgctttcaatttttaaagaaatctacaggaaCATTTTACTAGAATTTGGTTACTCTCACAgctcaagtaatcccaaacacactcaatgctgaagtctggactctgaggtggtcagtacATTGTGTTGTTGTAAGAacgccagcagcttctttgcttaagtaaaaaaaatagcttatttttttgtctatttccttttctcagtaatacTTGTCAGCTAGTattgtcttctcatagtgggcatcaaggatggacagaaacagctgtggatttttcagatctaaatCAAGAATACAATTTGATTTTCTCTTGtccctcaaagatgaaagatttaagTATTATGTATCTGATGCTGATAGTTTTGACGGTCTATCAGGTcctgcatggttgttaggagtccaattttcacaatataattttttttacttttcttttactttccCCTTCCTaatgtaagtggattatctggaaattatataaattaagggtgctctctttgtaatcttTGCACAGTAGTATAAATGTACAATAACACTAACTACTAACCTCAGTTAAAATATCTAGAACAAAAATCCAACCACCTTCAGTATCTTCAGTATATACAACAATACAATCACCTTCAGCATGATCTCAACAACTTTAcaccaacaaaaaaacaaaaacaaagccttactctctcccctctccttccAGAAGCCTTCTGTATTCAGCGATCTCCAGTTCCAGCCTCATCTTGATGTCTAGCAGCACTTGGTATTCAGTGGCCTGCTTTTGGATGCTGACATGGAGCTTCTGGAGTTCCTCCTGAAAATGGTCTATTTGTATCTGAAGTTGAGTTATCTGGGCACTGTAACGTAACCCCACATCAACCACGTTCTTCTCTAGGACTTGTTTCTGTAtcacagacagagataaagGAAATCTTAGTAAAGGGAAATATAATATGCACTGATGTAAAAGATAGTCTTTCAAATCTTATGCATTTGATTGCTTCACTGAGAGGCATAAGCTAATGGCTAATAGTGCGTACCTGCATTACAGCTGCGTCCAATTCTATCTTCAGGTTCTGGAAGTTTCTCCTCAGGTCAGTGAGTACTGTCTGAGAAGTTTTTATCTCAGTGCAGCTGCTGGTCACCTGAGACTTCAATGTTTCTGCCTGAAAATAGAGAATTAAATAACAGACAATTGTTGGATTATCATACCTCTGAGTTCAAAATCAATGCAAATCTTAATCATTACACTGTACATTATTCAACACCACATctaaagagaaaaacatttaaattgctGTACATTCAGCAAAGAATTGATGTAAATGTacagcagtaacactgcagtAATGTGACGTGTTCCTTAAATTCTTCGATAACTGGCTATTATGTTCAAAGCATATTAGGAAAGTGAACAATAACTTATACAGACTTGAGCAGTCTGTCTTAATATTATAGTGGTGGGAGTGGAGCTTAATATTACTTGCCATTTTAGTAGTTTTTTCTtaattagcttttatttttcctACAGTTCAAAACCCAAAGATACATGTAAATGCGTTCGGCctggtggttggttggtgtagtggttaacacctcttcCTTCTACGcagtagactggggttcaatccccacctgagcgaacaccctacactataccaataagactccttgggcaagactcctaagtcgctctggataagagcgtcagccaaatgctgtaaatgtaatgttttagtATTTCAACCATGATAGTATTTTTTGTTTCACTGAACTAGATCAGTGTTATAATTACAGGATATTTGGTTATTGTCATCTTTGTAGTTTTAACAACTGTTATAAGGGCATTTCATTGTTCTAATGTGATGTTCAGTCCTACATTGTTATTAAATATATCATGATCATTGTCTTAACTATGTAGCAGCATGCATGAAAGTTCAAGTATTTGCTATTATAAGCCAGCTATCTGTGTTGTTTGCCTATATCTTGTACATTATGTAGTACGTCCTGTACTACATAATgtaggaaagaaaatgaaaaagaaaataaaaaagatttgAAAGCATTTGTAAAGTCAGCTTAGGACAGCTTAGAaagatttgttgttgttttctggtTGATAACACTGAAgtgtatattaaaaatgaaagagaatgtACGATTAAGCACTATGACTTAAAACAGTGTCTCCAACAGGTGGCACTAATTGCCCCAAGaagaattaagattaagagacccttattagtcccacaatggggaaatttcacctccgcatttaacccattcgtgcagtgaaacatcacatacacactagtgagcatacacacaagggggcagtgagcacacttgcccggagtcgtgggcagccctatccacagcgcccggggagcagttggggattaggtgccttgttcaagggcacctcagtcaggCACTGTCAGTTGAGGTGAGGgctgggtccctaacctccaaaccacgactgccccaataacaaaataatagcATACTGCCAATAGTTACTGAgtgaaatcatgtttttaaaaccaatgtttaaaatagtggtaacactttatatgAATACCATGTCTACAAattcataataaattataatgcattcataaggcatcatgaACATGGCTATAGAtacttataaaaatgcattacactttatagccatgcttatggtgcattatgaattactaaaataaaatgcattataaatagtgtTCAAAACATTTACAAGAGCTTAGTACTTGGTTTGCGGTGATGTAATTAAATTTTTACAGTCAGAGCACTGGTTAAGGGAAGTGCATTGTATTAATAGCTCTGGGATGGACAACTTATTTGGGGTTGacatctgaatattcagaacTTAAGCCACAAAGGTCCAGCCTTAACAACGCCCTTGGTGAGAAATAAATTATTAGAAATACCCTTATTTAAATAAACTTATTTGTCTAACTTTACTCTCTACAAGCTGGAACAGATTCTATGGCACTGAGAGTATAACATTATGTATGATGCATTATATGTTAGTAATTCATTCATGCCTTATGAATACATTAtagcatgttatgaatgtgtttatatatactCATAGACAAGGGATTTCAAAGTAAGTGTTACCAAAATAGCTTTGTAATTCCATAATAAAGGGCTGcatacaaacatatttttagatCAGGTACAATTTCTCAAATTCTTATTTTCCTTCTAAAGTAGCATTTTtgaattattataataacaatatagTGGAAtggtataaaatataattttaaagcTCAGTTTGAAACCTGCCCAccctctttacttttttttttttactttgcattTGGCCCCACAAGACAAAAAAGTTACCAAAATCCTAAATCAACTAATGAAGCAAAGAATAAGTTAATATTTGAAAATTCATGGAAAATTATTCCAGCTTAAATCTGGTTCACAGGTGAGTATGCATGGGTCACTTTAGTGGTTACAGACCCTCACTTTACATTTACCCTGCTTACTGTCATCTGCTGCAACCCACATGCTGTTAACTGTCCCACTAACACACCTTGCTCTGGAACCAATGTTCAGTCTCTCTGAGGTTCTTTTGGATGAGGGTCTCATACTGCTCTCTCATCTCCTGCAGCTCCTTATCAAGGTTCGCAGAGGGGGCACAGTCAACCTCCACATTCACTGAGCCACTCTGCTCTGTACGAAGCAAGTGCAGCTCCTGTAAATGAAGCAGAAGACGACAGAATATGACTAAACCTTTGACTCTTGGCAAAAATGCAAGCATGGCTTTAATCTTAATATGTTAAGTTGGACAGATCAATAGACAGATAAACCTAAATAAgcatgaaagaaaaacaaatcaaaagtgGGCTCACCTCCTCATGGTTCTTCTTGAGATACACCAGTTCTTCCTTCAGCCCAGGAATCTGGAACTCCAAGTCTTTACAGGCCAACTGATGCGCCCCCAAAGTCCCCCGCAGACGAGCCAGGTCTGCTTCTACAAGCAACCGCATGTTCATTTCGATCTCAAACCTGCACAAGAGCATTAGAAATGGATCACAGTGGatgttaaatgtatttatgcatCACAATCTAGTGGTGAACATTTTGGAATGTGAATATTCTATGgaatataataaatgtaatcatttagaaaacacaaactgcaaTAAAGGACATGCTTTTTTGTGGAAAATAAAATTATTCATCTATcttcaatttttttaaataattctcaATCAAACCAAAGAATTTAATCTAATCAAATCAAGGCAAAATGCTCATTTTTATGATGCATTGATtgtttatgtcagtgttatgtaccAGAAACACAGCACATCCATATACACTGCTGAGACAGGAAGAAATGCTAGAAGCTTATTAAATTAGATCAGGTCCTCgaaagtttactttcttattaaataatttaatcttttttttcttttttttttaaataagtccgtttttttgttttgttttgtttttttgacaacCCTTGGTAAACGTGCAGCAAACAGCAGACACTCAACTCACTTCATCTTAAAGTCACCACATGCCAGGTTGATATTGTCCAGCTGCAGATGGAGCTGGGCATTTTCTTTGGAACGGGCAAGAACCTTTAACACGGCAGAGAAGAAATACATacaattaaacaacaaaatgtcAATCTTCAGTTTGACTTTGATGATAACATGCAACACTTCTACAGTTTCATTGGAAAAACGGAGACTCTGAAAAGCTGATAAACTGGTGTACATGAAACTAAAGCTAACAATATTTACTCCCATAACATTGCCTAAAGTCACTGGCAGAAACAACAATActgctgtgtgtttttacaGGACAAAGCACATTTGTGTACTTACTATTCAGCTACAACTACTAATTACTCAATAATTACTTCAAAACTAATGTGTGTTATGGATTCATGAGAGTGAGGCCCTGAAGAGCAGACCATGCACTGGCCCTTAAGCCTTAAGGAATTAGACAGCTGAAAGATGTCACCTGTCACCAGAACTGGCATAACCTGTCAAGTGATGTCTGGCATTAGATGAAACAACTGAGCATTAATGTCTTAACACGATAATGGTTTTCAGGTGTGGGCTTGATGCATGCTTGCTTGATGCTGCTCTACCTGTTTGCGGAGATCTTCAATTGTGATGAAGTATTTAGACAGATCCTTGTGGATAGCAGGGCTCCTGTTCTCATAAAACTCTCTTATTTGCAGCTCTATCTTCCTGTTGGCAGCTTCTAAAGCGTGCACCTGAGAATATATAacattgaaaatatatatatacatatatacaggttttttttggcatgtgaaattatcttaaatatatgtataaatatgatTTGAGCTACTTGAATCATACATGAATATATGATTTGAGCTACTTAAATTACTTAAAACTGGTAAAAAAATATCTAGATATATGTTGAATGGTCTTATAAcattcttacaacaatctcataataagaaatatacaaaatattagctagatttaagatgttatcacttgccaagatataaTTTTTGCAGTGCAATGATTTTTGTTACTAGGTCAGGAAAGACCATTGTGTAAAAATCAATCTAAAATGGGGAATAAAACAGGATCATCCTTTTATTAAAATTCTGAGCTTAGATCAGGTCTTGGAAAGACATTTCTCCGTCACATGTTCTTGTCTTGAAAAACCTACACAAGATGATCTGAATAATATTTTAGATGAACTTTTCTGTTCATGTTCAATGTAACAATTAAAAAGGCATACTTCACCTTCTCCAGATAGGATGCCAGGCGGTTGTTAAGATTCTGCATAGTCAGCTTTTCATTGGCACCAGTTGTGACCTCATATGCGCCCACCACCGAGGATAAAGAACTGGAGATGCGGGTCCCATAGCCACCATAAGATTCAAAAGCACTTAAATTACTCAAACCGTTCAGCACCATGCCTTCAGCTGAGTAGTGAAGTTTTGACCCGACAGCACTGGGAGCGCTGAATGAAGAATTATGCTTGACTGTGACAGGCATGGGTAGATGCTGATCCTCAGTGAAGTGACAATGTCCTTAAACAAAACTCTTGCTCTGAGCGGAGCTTTCTCACAGAGAAGGTCTTATATAGGTCTATGGTCTAAGTCCCATCCCAAACCACATTCAGTACAAACACACCCGCCTTTCCAATGAATGgattcttctttcttttctgtccaCAGAAGAATGTTGGCATACAGtgcagaaatgaataaaatgcagtgaCCTGGTGCCACTGTTTACAACAACACCTTTCTAaggattttatttaaatgataatAACCTCTACACTGACAATACACTGTCATTTTTTCATCTGTCAGATTATTATAATTGCCCTTTACCAATGACACCTACTCTCTATGGACCGACACAGATCACTTGTGCGGTATTTTAGTTGAAATGTATAGGGAGTGCAAGCCCATCAAAAACGACATGTTTAATTTTCTCACATTGTGGTTACTTGCTTTCATCGTCTTTCATCTGTCTATTCATTATCTTTATTTTGTCCTCCTTTCTTGCTGTCAAGCTGGATAACAGATGGACTAACTTGCACAAGCATGATCAAGGGCTTCCATACTCTAAGCAAAAATCATCACCATAACTTTGGACAAATAAGACTTATGAAATCTCTTCATGTGAATTCACATGTCAAAAAACATACGTATTTCCTAAGTAAACTCATCTCTCTCAATGCCTCCCTCTGTGTCTGAGCAGAGCTTTCTCACGGAGAAGGTCTTATATAGGTCTATGGTCTAAGTCCCATCCCAAACCACATTCAGTACAAACACACCCGCCTTTCCAAAGAATagattcttctttcttttctgtccaCTGAAGAATGCTGGCATGCAGTgcagaaatgaataaaacgcAGTGAACTTATTCCACTGTTTACATTGAAAAGCAACACCCTTCTAaggattttatttaaaatttaaatgtcaGTGTAGAGATCATtatcatttaaattttaaatgataatgaTCTCTACACTGACATTTGAATGTCACTTATTCATCTGTCAGATTATTATAACTGCCCTTTACCAATGACACCTACTCTCTATGGACCTACCCAGTTCACTTTCGTATACCTTGTGCTGTATTTTAGTTGAAATGTATAGGGAGTGCAAGTCTATCAAAAGCGACATGTTTAATTTTCTCACATTGTGGTTACTTGCTTTCATCGTCTTTCACCTGTCCATTCATTATCTTTATTTTGTCCTCCTTTCTTGCTGTCAAGCTGGATAATAGATGCCTAACCTGCACAAGCATGACCAAAGGCTTCCATACTCTAAGCAAAAATCATCACCATAACTTTGGACAAATAAGACTTATGAAATCTCTTCATGTGAATTCATGTGACAAAAACCATATGTATTTCTTAAGTAAACTCATCTCTCTCAATGCCTTCCtctgttttgtgctttaattCTCAGTCTTAGAAAACTCatcttttaaccccttaaaaacaCAGGCTTATAATGTATtaagacttcaatgcaaactggctgtgCTCTTCTTGGGTTATAGAAGAGTGTAATAAGTGaccatttaaggagttaatgtagcacaaataaaacaaagataaaaaaatttTCTATTCATTATCAAAACTCGGCTTCAAAATCTGTATGAATAGGTGGGATTTGCATTGAGTTCcttgaaaaaacaaaagtactGCTTTCAGTGCAAACAGTGAATCCTCTTCATTCTCTAGAAGCATTTAAGTGAATGCTTATGTTTCAGatagaaaatgtttttcttaatcTGGGTTTAAAAAGAAATGGGTGTGTTCACCTTCTACAAATATTAGCCACACCTAGATAACAATCTCAGCCAGAAGACCTGTATGATAACTTCCGTTTCTTAggaatttcatttatttatttacttatttggaTGTTTTTCTAGTTACCAAAGTGTCACCTTCTTGTGTTATTCCATTACATTACATGGGAAAATATTAAGGTTTTATGCAAAAACCTAGCACTTCTGCACAGGTGGTGAGGAGCAGGTTACTGCCCATGGTTTAGCGCTGACAGATGCTTTTTCCACTGTTCATTTTTGAACTAAATACTTTTAACTTTCTTGTTTCATAAGGAAAACAAATAGGTTAAGAAAAAAGAAGCAAGCTGTGAGCTGTGATAACATTTGTTTCTTATTTCTTTGATATACAACCTATTAAGTGCCCTTTCCAAAATACAGTGTATCTGTCCCAGTGTCCATGTACTGTGATTAGTAGCCTTCAGCTTTCAAATGACAATCACATGGAACACATCAAATTGATTTTGACTACTGCAGCTGATTTCTGTGAAAGTTGTGCATGCTGTATTGAATTGTTTGCTCTTGGCACACACTGAGGCCTACAGTCTTGCATGGATAGACAATCATCCCTGGCTAAAATCTTTATGTACATATAACAGAGTATATCTGTAGGATGAGATACGCTGTCCATTTTGCGTAACACAAGAATGTTTGCGTCAGCAAAGCCACTTAATCCTTTATTTTGGCTCCAATCAATCAATGCCAATACACTGTCATTACCAAAACCTTGATGACACGTAACATAAGAGCCAAGATCCCTATCATTCAAAGGTGCAGTGTACCGACACTGATGtgatacacaatacacaaaaGGGCTTGTTTTTAGTTCTGTTAAACTCAAATGTGAGTGTATGCAAATAACTTTAGTTCAAATAAAAGTTTAGACCCAATGTGTAATTTAGACAGAATTACTGTAGCGTTTTTAAGGGCAATTTGATTATCTTTGGCTCTTATTGACTTATGGACTACCCAAATGTCAGGTGACCCATTTACAGTTAGCAACATTAAGTTTGGCTGTTTACTGTGGcaacattacttttttttattcttaaagAGAAATTATTGACTGTTACAGTCATCCTTCCATTATGAATCGGCTATATATAACAGACTAAAGCTGAACAGGTGTACAGTTAAACTTTTCAACACTGCAGCTAACTTGCCGCTCCTGCTCCTGAATTTTTTTAGGTAAATTAGCATCAATGCTAAAAGACAAAATATCTTCTTAAATGTTTTTGGGGGGCATTATACTGGGATACCCCTAGGGTAATATATACAGGAAATGGCTTCATGTAGTTGTAGGTTGCACAAACCTAACAGGTTTTAAAACTGCTCAGTGTGGTTTATGTTCGTTTTTTGAAGAATAACTTCTCGCCTCAGGTATGAGTGCTACGTTCACAGTGCTAACGTTCATGGCGGCGCTGGCGCTGATCTGTGCGGGCTCGCCGCTCGCACACTCACAGAGCTCCGCGGAGCAGCCCAAGAGGATGGGGCTTCGCCTGGGCTCTGCTGCCTCCGACCGCCTGCCGGAAGATCTTCAGCCCCGGACTGCGAGGACAGAGCGCCTGGCAGAGGATCAGCGCGAAATCATTTCCAAACAGATCCTACAGGCGTTATCAGGTAAGGGTGGGGAATAGCGATGGGAAGTTTGATTCAGTCTACCGAACCGATTCTTTAGAACCGTCTGTTTATATGTCCTGACCGTCCGACTCAACTATTCATCGATTCGCGAGTGAAGCTAGCATTATTCTAGTCAGCGACTGATGCTGCTTACTACTTATAAATGGCACAAACACATAAGATTGGAATCGTTTGCATGTCCATTGTCTTGATAATAAGATCGGCACCCATCGACTAAATGCCCCCCcgcccccgcgaccctgagggagaagcggcttag
This Pygocentrus nattereri isolate fPygNat1 chromosome 15, fPygNat1.pri, whole genome shotgun sequence DNA region includes the following protein-coding sequences:
- the LOC108438696 gene encoding gastrin/cholecystokinin-like peptide, giving the protein MSATFTVLTFMAALALICAGSPLAHSQSSAEQPKRMGLRLGSAASDRLPEDLQPRTARTERLAEDQREIISKQILQALSEIIQREDCISDYQGWVDFGRRSTD
- the krt99 gene encoding keratin 99, which codes for MPVTVKHNSSFSAPSAVGSKLHYSAEGMVLNGLSNLSAFESYGGYGTRISSSLSSVVGAYEVTTGANEKLTMQNLNNRLASYLEKVHALEAANRKIELQIREFYENRSPAIHKDLSKYFITIEDLRKQVLARSKENAQLHLQLDNINLACGDFKMKFEIEMNMRLLVEADLARLRGTLGAHQLACKDLEFQIPGLKEELVYLKKNHEEELHLLRTEQSGSVNVEVDCAPSANLDKELQEMREQYETLIQKNLRETEHWFQSKAETLKSQVTSSCTEIKTSQTVLTDLRRNFQNLKIELDAAVMQKQVLEKNVVDVGLRYSAQITQLQIQIDHFQEELQKLHVSIQKQATEYQVLLDIKMRLELEIAEYRRLLEGEGRESVVTSTVKETVTKTVKIEETVEEEHNPHIQRRVKVIVEELVDGKVVSTSVDEKIHELSS